In Falsibacillus albus, a single window of DNA contains:
- a CDS encoding C39 family peptidase translates to MSFIYLKGTFAKEQTVYHYPETASDTNNHELIKIKNKVLLNASVVTQYPQLARGCEVTSLAMLLQYAGIEKADKMKLAEQIAKDPSAYSNKNGSVRFGNPNTGFVGDIYTYSKPGYGVYHGPVAKLAARYLGDMVIDLTGSSFDILKMYLSAGKPVWVITNTDYKKLPSAYFQTWQTHEGPIKVTFKEHSVLITGYDEHYIYFNDPLTGQKNKKKPKDAFISSWVQMGSQAISLSIN, encoded by the coding sequence GTGTCTTTCATTTATTTAAAAGGAACTTTTGCAAAAGAGCAGACGGTGTATCATTATCCAGAAACAGCATCTGACACTAACAATCATGAACTGATAAAAATTAAAAACAAAGTATTATTGAATGCATCGGTCGTTACCCAATATCCCCAGCTTGCAAGGGGCTGCGAAGTCACAAGCTTGGCGATGCTCCTCCAATATGCAGGAATAGAAAAAGCAGACAAAATGAAACTAGCTGAACAAATTGCCAAGGATCCTTCCGCTTATTCAAATAAAAATGGAAGCGTCCGCTTTGGAAACCCAAACACCGGATTCGTCGGGGATATATACACATACTCAAAACCGGGTTACGGGGTCTATCATGGCCCCGTCGCAAAACTGGCTGCACGCTATTTAGGAGATATGGTAATTGATTTAACCGGATCTTCCTTCGATATATTGAAAATGTACCTATCTGCCGGAAAGCCGGTATGGGTCATTACGAATACCGATTACAAGAAATTGCCTTCTGCATATTTTCAAACTTGGCAGACCCATGAAGGGCCGATAAAAGTAACATTTAAAGAGCATTCGGTCCTGATCACAGGCTATGATGAACACTATATTTACTTCAACGATCCATTGACCGGACAAAAAAACAAAAAAAAACCCAAGGACGCTTTCATTTCATCCTGGGTTCAAATGGGCAGTCAGGCTATCTCCCTCAGTATTAATTAG
- a CDS encoding TIGR01212 family radical SAM protein (This family includes YhcC from E. coli K-12, an uncharacterized radical SAM protein.) — protein sequence MSQANPFLYASDDKRYHTWNYHLRNHFGHKVFKVALDGGFDCPNRDGTVAHGGCTFCSAAGSGDFAGNRADDLETQFFEIKNKMHNKWKNGKYMAYFQAFTNTHGPVEELKEKYETVLKQEDVVGLSIATRPDCLPDEVVEYLAELNERTYLWVELGLQTVHEKTARIINRAHDYACYKEGVQKLRKHGIRVCSHIINGLPLEDYDMMMETVNEVARLDVQGIKIHLLHLLKGTPMVKQYEKGMLELLSFDDYIQLVCDQLERIPPEMIVHRITGDGPIDLMVGPMWSVNKWKVLNEIDAELKRRNSWQGKYYKKNKLELRA from the coding sequence ATGAGTCAGGCAAACCCTTTTTTATATGCAAGTGATGATAAACGATATCATACATGGAATTACCACTTAAGGAATCATTTTGGGCATAAAGTCTTTAAAGTCGCCTTGGACGGTGGCTTTGACTGTCCAAATCGGGATGGCACCGTTGCTCATGGCGGCTGTACATTTTGCAGTGCAGCAGGCTCTGGCGATTTTGCCGGAAATCGTGCTGATGATCTTGAAACACAATTTTTTGAGATAAAGAACAAAATGCATAACAAATGGAAAAACGGAAAATATATGGCCTATTTTCAAGCTTTCACCAATACCCACGGACCAGTGGAGGAACTTAAGGAAAAATACGAAACCGTGTTGAAACAGGAAGATGTTGTCGGTCTCTCCATTGCTACAAGGCCAGACTGCCTCCCAGATGAAGTGGTCGAATATTTGGCTGAATTAAACGAAAGAACCTATCTATGGGTGGAGCTCGGACTCCAAACCGTCCATGAGAAAACGGCCAGGATCATCAACAGGGCTCATGACTACGCCTGCTATAAAGAAGGCGTTCAGAAACTCCGCAAGCACGGCATACGGGTTTGTTCCCATATAATCAACGGACTTCCCCTTGAAGATTATGACATGATGATGGAAACGGTCAACGAAGTTGCCCGCTTGGATGTACAAGGAATTAAAATTCATCTCCTCCATTTGTTAAAGGGGACTCCAATGGTCAAGCAATACGAAAAAGGAATGCTTGAGCTTTTATCTTTTGATGATTATATCCAATTGGTATGTGACCAGCTTGAGAGGATCCCGCCTGAAATGATTGTCCACCGCATCACTGGGGATGGACCGATCGATTTGATGGTCGGTCCGATGTGGAGCGTAAACAAGTGGAAAGTGTTGAATGAAATAGATGCTGAATTAAAGCGCCGCAACAGCTGGCAAGGAAAATATTATAAGAAAAATAAGTTGGAGCTGAGAGCATGA
- the asnB gene encoding asparagine synthase (glutamine-hydrolyzing) has translation MCGFIGCVHDQAVELSEKDRQLFENMNNIITHRGPDDDGYFADEHIQFGFRRLSIIDLEAGHQPLTYENERYWIIFNGEIYNYVELREELLKEGLTFETSSDTEVIIALYSHLKEKAVEKLRGMFAFVIWDKQEQVLFGARDHFGIKPFFYTQDGGRTFFASEKKSILLAMENDVLDYDSVQHYMTYQYVPEPKTMSVGIEKLEPGHYFTKKLGQPLNIQRYWKAAFHPVMKSEGEFVKQIKDVLFDSVNMHMRSDVPVGSFLSGGIDSSIIASIAKEYHPAIKTFSVGFERDGFSEIDVAKETADKLGVENISYVITPEEYMKELPKIMWHMDDPLADPACVPLYFVAREARKHVTVVLSGEGADELFGGYNIYREPQSLEMFNKIPEAGKSLLRSIAKVMPEGVKGKSFIERGVTPMEERYIGNAKMFSESEKRELLTEYKSGLDYTSITKQFYSETFGYDPVDRMQYIDIHTWLRGDILLKADKMTMAHSLELRVPFLDKKVFEVASKIPTSLKTANGTTKYILRKAAEGVVPEHVLTRKKLGFPVPIRHWLKDEMNDWAKNIIRESQTDHILNKQYVLNLLEEHCQGKADYSRKIWTVLVFMIWHGIYMEDKYDFQNEYKLKKAAASRSN, from the coding sequence ATGTGCGGTTTTATTGGATGTGTACATGATCAAGCTGTTGAGCTTAGCGAGAAGGACCGACAGCTTTTTGAAAATATGAATAATATTATTACCCACCGCGGCCCGGATGATGACGGCTATTTTGCGGATGAACATATTCAGTTCGGGTTCAGACGTTTGAGCATCATCGATTTAGAGGCTGGCCATCAGCCGTTGACTTACGAAAATGAACGCTATTGGATCATTTTTAATGGAGAAATATACAACTATGTTGAGCTTCGGGAGGAATTACTGAAGGAAGGACTCACATTCGAGACGTCTTCTGATACCGAAGTCATCATCGCCCTTTACAGCCATCTGAAAGAAAAAGCTGTGGAAAAGCTTCGCGGCATGTTTGCGTTTGTCATTTGGGACAAACAAGAGCAGGTTCTTTTCGGTGCCCGCGACCATTTCGGCATCAAGCCATTTTTCTACACACAAGATGGCGGGCGTACTTTCTTTGCATCCGAAAAGAAAAGTATCTTATTGGCGATGGAAAACGATGTGCTTGACTACGATTCAGTCCAGCACTATATGACCTATCAGTATGTACCAGAGCCGAAGACGATGTCCGTTGGGATCGAGAAGTTGGAACCTGGGCATTATTTCACTAAGAAATTGGGCCAGCCCCTTAATATTCAGCGCTATTGGAAAGCTGCCTTCCATCCGGTGATGAAATCGGAAGGTGAATTTGTCAAGCAAATCAAGGATGTCCTGTTCGACTCGGTCAACATGCATATGCGAAGCGATGTACCGGTTGGATCTTTCCTTTCAGGGGGAATTGATTCGTCTATCATCGCATCGATTGCAAAGGAATATCATCCTGCCATCAAAACATTTTCTGTCGGATTTGAACGCGATGGCTTTAGTGAAATAGATGTTGCAAAAGAAACGGCCGACAAGCTTGGAGTAGAAAATATCAGTTATGTGATCACACCGGAAGAGTATATGAAGGAACTGCCAAAGATCATGTGGCATATGGATGATCCATTGGCGGATCCAGCTTGTGTACCATTATACTTCGTAGCTCGGGAAGCTAGAAAGCACGTAACGGTCGTTCTTTCAGGTGAAGGAGCGGATGAACTTTTCGGTGGCTACAATATTTACAGGGAACCTCAATCGCTTGAGATGTTCAATAAAATCCCTGAAGCCGGAAAGTCATTGCTTCGTTCGATTGCCAAAGTGATGCCGGAAGGTGTTAAAGGGAAGAGCTTTATCGAACGCGGTGTGACGCCGATGGAAGAGCGGTATATCGGAAATGCAAAAATGTTTTCTGAGAGCGAAAAGAGAGAACTGCTTACCGAATATAAATCCGGATTGGACTATACGTCAATCACGAAGCAGTTCTATTCCGAGACATTTGGCTATGATCCGGTTGATCGTATGCAATATATCGATATCCATACATGGCTCAGGGGAGACATTCTGTTGAAAGCCGATAAAATGACGATGGCCCACTCCCTGGAATTGCGCGTGCCGTTCCTGGATAAGAAGGTTTTCGAAGTAGCTTCAAAGATTCCAACAAGCCTTAAAACGGCTAATGGAACGACAAAGTATATTTTACGGAAGGCTGCTGAAGGAGTCGTACCGGAGCACGTACTGACGAGGAAAAAATTAGGATTCCCTGTGCCTATCCGCCATTGGCTGAAGGATGAAATGAATGATTGGGCAAAAAACATCATTCGCGAAAGCCAGACAGACCATATACTCAATAAGCAGTATGTATTGAATCTGTTGGAAGAACATTGTCAAGGAAAAGCGGATTACAGCCGAAAAATCTGGACTGTACTTGTGTTCATGATATGGCATGGAATTTATATGGAAGATAAGTATGATTTTCAAAACGAATATAAATTAAAAAAGGCAGCAGCTTCCCGCTCTAATTAA
- the metK gene encoding methionine adenosyltransferase, with protein sequence MSKKRRLFTSESVTEGHPDKICDQISDSILDAIIAKDPNARVACETSVTTGLVLVSGEITTNTYVDIPKIVRETITNIGYTRAKYGFDAETCAVLTSIDEQSADIAMGVDQALEAREGQMTDEEIEAIGAGDQGLMFGFACNETKELMPLPISLSHKLARRLTEVRKEEILPYLRPDGKTQVTVEYDENDKPVRIDTIVISTQHHPEVSLEQIKRNLKEYVIDPVVPKELIDDQTKYFINPTGRFVIGGPQGDAGLTGRKIIVDTYGGYARHGGGAFSGKDATKVDRSAAYAARYVAKNIVAAGLAEKVEVQLAYAIGVAQPVSISIETFGTGKVDEDNLVDVVRNNFDLRPAGIIKMLDLRRPIYKQTAAYGHFGRNDLDLPWERTDRAEALKTEALSK encoded by the coding sequence ATGTCAAAAAAACGCCGTTTATTCACATCTGAATCCGTGACAGAAGGACATCCGGATAAAATTTGTGACCAAATTTCAGATTCCATTCTAGATGCAATCATCGCAAAAGATCCCAATGCCCGAGTCGCTTGTGAAACATCCGTGACGACTGGTTTGGTATTGGTATCAGGTGAAATCACAACAAATACTTATGTGGATATTCCGAAAATCGTTCGCGAAACCATTACAAATATTGGATATACCCGTGCAAAATACGGCTTTGATGCTGAAACTTGTGCGGTCCTGACTTCCATCGATGAACAATCAGCAGATATTGCCATGGGAGTTGACCAGGCGCTTGAAGCACGTGAAGGGCAAATGACAGATGAAGAAATCGAAGCAATCGGAGCTGGTGACCAAGGACTTATGTTTGGGTTCGCCTGCAATGAAACAAAAGAATTGATGCCGCTTCCTATATCTTTATCACATAAACTTGCAAGACGTTTAACAGAAGTGCGCAAAGAAGAAATTCTTCCGTATTTGCGTCCTGATGGGAAGACACAGGTGACTGTAGAATATGATGAAAATGACAAACCTGTCCGCATCGATACAATCGTCATTTCCACACAGCATCATCCGGAAGTGTCTTTGGAACAAATTAAACGCAATCTAAAGGAATACGTGATTGATCCGGTCGTTCCGAAAGAACTGATCGATGATCAAACAAAGTATTTCATTAACCCTACTGGCCGTTTCGTCATCGGCGGACCTCAAGGGGATGCCGGATTGACTGGCCGAAAAATCATCGTTGACACTTACGGTGGCTATGCACGCCACGGTGGTGGTGCATTCTCTGGTAAGGATGCCACTAAAGTGGACCGTTCGGCAGCATATGCAGCACGCTATGTCGCAAAAAATATCGTTGCAGCAGGTCTTGCTGAAAAGGTTGAAGTTCAGCTTGCGTATGCAATCGGTGTTGCACAGCCTGTTTCCATTTCAATAGAAACATTTGGTACTGGAAAAGTTGATGAAGATAATCTTGTAGACGTAGTAAGAAATAACTTTGACCTACGTCCTGCAGGAATCATTAAAATGCTCGACCTTCGCCGTCCGATTTACAAGCAGACAGCTGCTTATGGACACTTTGGCAGAAACGATCTAGATTTGCCATGGGAAAGAACGGACAGAGCGGAAGCATTGAAAACAGAAGCACTATCTAAATAA
- a CDS encoding glycogen biosynthesis protein GlgD — protein MKKRSERSNPEQKTRNGVNNQDVELGKDYDPVKESKKRYEQHAQPIKSKQHIENPD, from the coding sequence ATGAAAAAACGTTCTGAACGAAGCAATCCGGAACAAAAGACCCGGAATGGGGTTAACAATCAGGATGTAGAATTGGGGAAAGACTACGATCCTGTGAAGGAATCAAAGAAAAGGTATGAACAGCACGCACAGCCAATCAAGTCAAAACAGCATATTGAAAATCCAGATTAA
- a CDS encoding tetraprenyl-beta-curcumene synthase family protein, protein MSIPSQPFSLMNQVYRKVFPLVHKELSFWKEKAQEIPNDELRKQALASIEHKTFHCEGGSILGLLALENRADAIKFIVAYQTISDYLDNLCDRSTSLDPEDFAALHESMKDALTVGAPSRNYYRLREDQNDGDYLASLVRTCQHVLRDIVNYQEIKEYLLELCQYYSDLQIHKHVKVEEREGRLQKWFALYKSQLPEMEWHEFSACSGSTLGIFCLVSYALRTDFEKEHASMIRNGYFPYIQGLHILLDYFIDQEEDRNGGDLNFCFYYENDERLLERLKHFVVQADKFTENLPHQKFHKLINRGLLGVYLSDDKVHQQKHIQSIAKKIMKAGGAISYFFYWNGRMYRRIQRAIPAGLAKQMAK, encoded by the coding sequence ATGTCGATTCCTTCTCAGCCGTTTTCCTTGATGAATCAAGTTTATCGCAAGGTATTTCCGCTGGTACACAAAGAGCTTTCCTTTTGGAAGGAGAAAGCTCAGGAAATACCCAATGATGAACTAAGGAAACAGGCGCTTGCCAGCATCGAACATAAAACCTTCCACTGTGAAGGAGGTTCCATATTAGGGTTGCTGGCTTTGGAAAATAGGGCGGATGCCATAAAATTCATCGTCGCCTATCAAACCATCAGCGACTATTTGGACAACTTGTGTGATCGGAGCACTTCTTTGGACCCTGAAGATTTTGCTGCTTTGCATGAATCCATGAAGGATGCCCTGACAGTCGGAGCCCCTTCAAGGAACTATTATCGCCTTCGAGAGGACCAAAATGATGGTGATTATCTGGCGTCGCTAGTGAGGACATGCCAGCATGTTCTAAGGGATATTGTTAATTATCAGGAAATTAAAGAATACTTATTGGAGCTTTGCCAATATTACAGCGATCTTCAAATTCATAAGCATGTAAAAGTGGAAGAACGTGAAGGGAGGCTGCAAAAGTGGTTTGCCCTTTATAAGAGTCAACTGCCCGAAATGGAGTGGCATGAATTCTCTGCTTGTTCAGGTTCGACATTAGGAATTTTTTGTTTAGTTTCCTATGCATTGAGGACCGATTTCGAAAAAGAGCATGCTTCCATGATACGAAATGGATATTTTCCATATATCCAGGGCTTACATATCCTTTTGGATTATTTCATCGATCAGGAAGAGGACAGAAATGGCGGTGATCTGAATTTCTGCTTCTATTATGAAAATGATGAGAGGCTGTTGGAGCGGTTGAAGCATTTCGTCGTGCAGGCTGATAAGTTCACAGAAAATCTCCCGCATCAAAAATTCCATAAATTAATCAATCGAGGGTTGTTGGGGGTATACTTGTCAGACGATAAAGTGCATCAGCAAAAGCATATCCAATCGATTGCAAAGAAAATCATGAAGGCCGGTGGAGCCATTAGCTACTTCTTTTATTGGAACGGAAGAATGTATCGAAGGATTCAACGGGCAATTCCGGCTGGATTGGCCAAACAAATGGCGAAATAA
- a CDS encoding DUF2524 family protein yields MTTRNSMDQFFQQCEDAIRNAEQHLLSGSKQDHYHDQEYTDAMGQIEQSYNELTHLAQSANAQQREMLHRKRLQLQQLQNQMILLNHDH; encoded by the coding sequence ATGACTACACGCAACTCGATGGATCAATTCTTTCAACAATGTGAAGATGCTATCCGCAATGCTGAACAGCATCTTCTCTCAGGAAGTAAACAAGATCACTATCATGATCAGGAATATACGGATGCTATGGGGCAAATCGAACAATCCTATAACGAATTGACCCATCTAGCTCAAAGCGCAAATGCCCAGCAGCGGGAAATGCTGCACAGGAAGCGCCTGCAGCTGCAGCAACTGCAAAATCAAATGATATTACTGAATCATGACCATTAA
- a CDS encoding gamma carbonic anhydrase produces MLYPYKGKTPQIAETAFIADYVTISGDVQIGGQSSVWFNTVIRGDVAPTVIGNKVNIQDNSVLHQSPNNPLIIEDEVTVGHQVILHSCKIRKKALIGMGSIILDNAEIGEGAFIGAGSLVPPGKVIPPNTLAFGRPAKVVRELNEHDISEMKRISREYAEKAQIYKEMQD; encoded by the coding sequence TTGTTATACCCATATAAAGGAAAAACCCCTCAAATAGCTGAAACAGCATTCATTGCCGACTATGTCACGATCTCTGGTGATGTGCAAATCGGTGGTCAATCAAGTGTATGGTTCAACACCGTTATCCGAGGGGATGTAGCGCCGACCGTTATCGGCAATAAAGTGAACATCCAGGATAATTCCGTTCTTCATCAAAGTCCCAACAATCCGCTTATTATTGAAGATGAAGTTACTGTTGGCCATCAAGTCATCCTGCATAGCTGCAAGATCAGAAAGAAAGCGCTGATAGGAATGGGCTCCATCATTCTCGATAATGCCGAAATCGGAGAAGGTGCCTTCATCGGGGCTGGCAGCCTCGTTCCCCCCGGCAAAGTCATTCCACCGAATACCCTGGCATTTGGAAGGCCCGCTAAAGTGGTGAGGGAGCTGAATGAACATGATATAAGCGAGATGAAAAGAATTTCAAGGGAATATGCCGAAAAAGCACAAATATATAAAGAAATGCAAGACTGA
- a CDS encoding immune inhibitor A domain-containing protein, with amino-acid sequence MKAKKVLSMAMVAALSLGAFALPGSSYAKTVDFGQSQVQKGNESHSTGGPVDLAIANQDKLIEMLKKSGAIPQNATAAEAENAVNQFLKTKAKQAETGVPDDGQLIKEQEKLQENIKDKMKHQKGGHDKGSHHKDAVDNVVPEKYNGTERKDKVLVLLIEYPDFPHNQIKPGDTDMYYSDYTQQHYQDMIFGDHGYKGPDGKNKISVKQYYEQQSGGSYTIDGQVAGWYMAKQPAAYYGGNGSNGSDANARGLIKEALDAAAKDPNVNLADYDQEDRYDLDGDGNYNEPDGLVDHLMVVHSSVGEEAGGGKLGEDAIWSHRWNLGAPYEIPNTSTDVPYWGGSMGAYDYTIEPADGAAGVFAHEYGHDLGLPDEYDTQYSGAGEAVSYWSIMASGSWSGAVPGTEPSGFSAWSKEFLQAAHGGNWLKDAEIDLADIDKKGVEALLDQASTKGTNLDALKINLPKKETVVNTPYSGSSEYFSGSGNNLENSMSFNVDLTKAANASLNFKTWYDIEQDWDYASIKVREAGTNDDWTTVPGNLTTTADPNGQNPGDGITGKSDGWVDGSFDLSAYAGKNMEVKFNYWTDVAAAMPGFYVDDIQVTVDGETVLTDNADGDQAVTLDGFEKNNGKMYTDHYYLLEWRNHQGVDEGLAHLKRGNSMMEYDPGLVVWYVDDKYDDNWTGIHPGEGFLGVVDADQHELKWSDNTMASTRYQIHDAAFSLDRTDKMFLDYTDLLGLTLKDYDTHPTPMFDDRHNYLDSKVPDAGRDVPKYGLKIRVTGESKDRSVGRIEISK; translated from the coding sequence TTGAAGGCGAAGAAAGTTCTTTCAATGGCCATGGTGGCAGCGCTGAGCCTTGGTGCTTTTGCTCTGCCTGGCAGCAGCTACGCCAAAACAGTGGATTTTGGCCAATCACAAGTACAAAAAGGGAATGAATCACACTCTACAGGTGGTCCAGTCGATCTTGCCATTGCGAATCAAGATAAATTGATTGAAATGCTGAAGAAAAGCGGTGCCATTCCACAAAATGCAACGGCTGCAGAGGCAGAAAATGCTGTCAATCAATTTTTGAAAACGAAGGCGAAGCAGGCTGAAACAGGTGTTCCGGATGATGGCCAGCTCATCAAGGAACAAGAGAAACTGCAAGAAAATATCAAGGATAAAATGAAGCATCAAAAAGGAGGGCACGATAAAGGAAGCCATCACAAAGATGCTGTGGACAATGTTGTGCCTGAAAAATATAACGGGACAGAACGGAAGGACAAAGTGCTTGTCCTGCTGATTGAATATCCAGATTTCCCACATAATCAAATCAAACCTGGCGATACAGATATGTACTATTCGGATTATACACAGCAGCACTATCAAGACATGATCTTCGGGGATCATGGCTACAAAGGGCCGGATGGCAAAAACAAGATATCCGTCAAGCAATACTATGAGCAGCAATCAGGCGGCAGCTATACGATCGACGGCCAGGTAGCCGGGTGGTACATGGCTAAGCAACCAGCAGCCTATTATGGCGGGAATGGTTCAAACGGCAGTGATGCCAATGCAAGAGGATTGATCAAAGAAGCTTTGGATGCTGCTGCTAAAGATCCAAATGTCAATTTAGCCGACTATGACCAAGAGGATCGCTATGACTTGGATGGCGATGGCAACTACAATGAGCCGGATGGTCTCGTCGATCACTTGATGGTCGTGCACTCTTCTGTCGGTGAGGAAGCCGGGGGCGGAAAGCTCGGTGAGGATGCAATCTGGTCACATCGCTGGAATTTGGGTGCCCCATATGAAATTCCAAACACCTCCACTGATGTACCTTATTGGGGAGGAAGCATGGGGGCTTATGACTATACAATCGAACCTGCAGATGGCGCCGCCGGTGTATTCGCCCATGAATACGGCCATGATCTAGGGCTACCGGATGAATATGACACTCAATATTCAGGTGCTGGGGAAGCGGTATCCTACTGGTCCATCATGGCAAGCGGAAGCTGGTCAGGAGCGGTGCCGGGTACAGAGCCATCAGGCTTCAGTGCTTGGTCGAAGGAATTCCTGCAGGCTGCCCATGGCGGCAACTGGCTGAAGGATGCCGAAATCGACTTGGCTGACATCGATAAAAAAGGTGTCGAAGCTTTGCTTGACCAAGCAAGTACGAAAGGAACAAATCTTGATGCGTTAAAAATCAATCTTCCGAAGAAGGAAACTGTTGTGAATACTCCATATAGCGGCAGCAGCGAATACTTCAGCGGAAGTGGAAACAACCTGGAAAATTCCATGTCTTTTAATGTGGATTTAACGAAGGCGGCGAACGCTTCCTTGAATTTTAAAACATGGTATGACATCGAGCAGGATTGGGATTATGCATCCATTAAGGTAAGAGAAGCTGGAACGAATGATGACTGGACAACAGTTCCAGGAAATCTGACGACAACGGCTGATCCGAATGGACAAAATCCTGGAGACGGCATCACAGGCAAATCAGACGGATGGGTAGACGGTTCCTTTGATCTGAGCGCATATGCCGGTAAAAATATGGAAGTGAAATTCAATTACTGGACGGATGTCGCTGCGGCAATGCCAGGATTTTATGTGGATGATATCCAAGTGACCGTCGATGGAGAGACTGTACTTACTGATAATGCCGATGGCGATCAAGCAGTCACTTTGGATGGTTTTGAAAAAAATAATGGAAAAATGTATACGGACCATTATTATTTATTGGAATGGAGAAACCATCAAGGTGTCGATGAAGGTTTGGCACATTTGAAACGCGGAAACAGCATGATGGAATATGATCCAGGCTTGGTTGTGTGGTATGTCGATGATAAGTATGATGATAACTGGACAGGCATCCATCCAGGTGAAGGCTTCCTTGGCGTGGTCGATGCCGATCAGCATGAGCTGAAATGGAGCGACAATACTATGGCATCCACTCGATATCAAATACATGATGCAGCCTTCAGCTTGGATAGAACGGATAAAATGTTCTTGGATTACACAGACTTGCTTGGACTGACGCTTAAGGATTATGATACGCATCCGACTCCGATGTTTGATGATCGTCATAATTACCTTGACAGCAAGGTTCCAGACGCAGGCCGTGATGTACCTAAATACGGTTTGAAAATCCGGGTGACTGGTGAAAGTAAAGACCGCTCTGTTGGAAGAATCGAGATCTCAAAATAA
- a CDS encoding class I SAM-dependent methyltransferase: protein MILERILPFGRALLEKVIHEGDIAVDATIGNGHDTLFLSQLVGETGRVYGFDIQPEAIQTTKERLEEHGLSHRVTLFQNGHETVMNSLPPVHYGKIAGAVFNLGYLPGGDKTLVTRPRTTLSAIGQLIEMMKPGGIIVIVIYHGHREGAVERDYILRFVKQLDQNDVHVLQYQFINQENNPPFVVAIEKR, encoded by the coding sequence ATGATTTTGGAAAGAATACTTCCATTTGGAAGAGCATTGTTGGAAAAAGTCATTCACGAAGGGGACATCGCCGTCGACGCGACAATTGGGAATGGACACGATACTTTGTTCTTATCACAATTGGTAGGAGAAACAGGAAGAGTGTATGGCTTTGACATTCAGCCGGAAGCAATTCAAACAACGAAAGAAAGACTGGAAGAACATGGCCTTTCCCATAGGGTTACGTTATTTCAAAATGGACATGAGACTGTGATGAATTCTCTGCCCCCTGTGCATTATGGGAAAATTGCAGGCGCGGTCTTTAACCTGGGATATTTGCCTGGCGGGGATAAAACGCTCGTAACGAGGCCAAGGACTACATTATCTGCCATTGGACAGCTGATCGAAATGATGAAGCCGGGCGGAATCATCGTGATAGTTATTTACCATGGTCATCGAGAAGGGGCAGTGGAACGGGACTATATTTTACGATTTGTAAAACAGCTCGACCAAAACGATGTCCACGTCTTGCAATACCAATTCATCAATCAGGAAAATAATCCGCCATTTGTGGTGGCCATTGAAAAAAGATAA
- a CDS encoding alpha/beta hydrolase has translation MWKWEADGPAKAVIVMVHGAMEHHGRYGWLIEMWRSAGYHVIMGDLPGQGMTSRSKRGHIDSFDDYIIEVKDWVQAAYQFDLPVFLLGHSMGGLVTIRALQEHRLNLAGVVLSSPCLGLVKYPSKAVGLLSYGLNTVFPTLKFPSGLTVDMATRNEEVREIDVNDTLYVTKVSVRWYRELVKAMKLAFVNMEKLPDYPLLVMQGGDDKIVNKTVVKDWFNQVPLSEKQFKEWNKCYHEIFNEPERDDVFAYAKNFVENRLRTLGYVVE, from the coding sequence ATGTGGAAATGGGAAGCAGATGGTCCTGCCAAGGCTGTGATTGTCATGGTACACGGGGCAATGGAACATCATGGACGTTATGGCTGGCTGATTGAAATGTGGCGTTCAGCCGGATATCATGTAATCATGGGTGATTTACCGGGACAAGGAATGACATCAAGATCCAAAAGAGGACATATCGATTCCTTTGATGATTATATAATTGAAGTAAAGGACTGGGTCCAAGCAGCTTATCAGTTTGATCTGCCTGTTTTTTTGCTCGGGCATAGCATGGGAGGATTGGTGACGATCCGTGCCTTGCAGGAGCATAGGCTGAATCTGGCAGGAGTGGTCCTTTCATCTCCATGTCTTGGCTTGGTGAAATACCCATCCAAAGCAGTCGGATTATTATCTTATGGTTTGAATACCGTTTTCCCGACACTTAAATTTCCAAGTGGATTGACCGTTGACATGGCGACTCGAAACGAAGAAGTCCGTGAAATTGATGTCAATGATACATTATACGTAACAAAAGTGTCTGTCCGCTGGTATCGGGAGCTGGTCAAGGCGATGAAGCTGGCTTTTGTGAATATGGAAAAGCTGCCTGATTATCCGCTTTTGGTCATGCAGGGCGGAGATGATAAAATAGTGAACAAGACCGTTGTGAAAGATTGGTTCAATCAAGTGCCATTATCAGAAAAACAATTTAAAGAATGGAATAAATGCTACCATGAAATTTTCAATGAGCCGGAAAGGGATGATGTGTTTGCATATGCAAAGAACTTCGTTGAAAACCGTTTGCGTACCCTCGGCTATGTTGTGGAGTGA